A genomic segment from Candidatus Zixiibacteriota bacterium encodes:
- a CDS encoding carboxypeptidase-like regulatory domain-containing protein has protein sequence MQRVLVTVFFVALVLVQAGYGGIVGNTGMSGQDSITVSLVNWDSAGCNPISADSFWVVVLKSHTDDVVFKDSGLTSMVGLDTTRVAGKTVYYYHRLVADIDGAGMPGAYAGEFIAKNTSLGLYSRAGFEFQVVGWGLDDIGDSAAFAAKLYDTLIWQAKVIDSLYALLDSIQNHDDWVSSFDPLATPVVLDAGEFSEMADTITGRDSSLYADGFWHKLSVHADSGAVGGGADSASIASWVWNTPQLNHIVNGTFGGNLDAEISGIGSGSGTYACVVQAADTSVDAAIGGVAVVIRNLEQTSLIATGLTDSDGRVSFNLDDGSYLAIASAAGYVFAAHDTVVVNGPTVDTVFGDQFDPGAPPSPGLCRVYGYVYTSGGEAEDDATVTASLASGTVLYNGVIVSPSALTTTTDEQGYFYLDLIPSALLEPSGTKYEFTIARSDGVILRQRLEVPDETQWRLSW, from the coding sequence ATGCAAAGGGTATTAGTGACGGTGTTTTTCGTGGCGCTGGTATTGGTTCAGGCAGGCTATGGAGGGATTGTCGGCAATACGGGGATGTCGGGACAGGATTCCATAACAGTCTCGCTGGTGAACTGGGACTCTGCCGGATGTAATCCGATTAGCGCTGACAGTTTCTGGGTGGTGGTGTTGAAGTCACACACCGATGACGTAGTGTTCAAGGATTCGGGGCTCACCTCCATGGTCGGGTTGGACACAACCAGGGTGGCCGGTAAGACTGTCTATTATTACCATCGGTTGGTGGCGGACATTGATGGCGCGGGGATGCCCGGCGCCTACGCCGGTGAATTTATCGCCAAGAATACCTCACTGGGGCTTTACTCACGCGCCGGTTTCGAGTTTCAGGTGGTGGGCTGGGGGCTTGATGATATCGGTGATTCGGCGGCATTCGCGGCGAAGCTGTATGATACGCTGATATGGCAGGCGAAGGTAATCGACAGCCTCTATGCCCTGCTGGACAGTATCCAGAATCATGATGACTGGGTGTCATCGTTCGATCCACTGGCGACGCCGGTCGTTCTGGATGCGGGAGAGTTTTCCGAGATGGCCGATACGATTACCGGCCGGGACTCCAGTTTGTACGCGGATGGTTTCTGGCACAAGTTGTCGGTGCATGCCGATTCGGGGGCGGTCGGCGGAGGGGCGGATTCGGCCTCGATTGCTTCGTGGGTCTGGAACACGCCGCAGCTAAATCATATCGTGAACGGGACTTTCGGCGGTAATCTTGACGCCGAGATTTCCGGCATCGGCAGTGGCAGCGGGACATATGCGTGCGTTGTCCAGGCGGCCGACACCAGCGTCGACGCCGCGATTGGGGGAGTAGCGGTTGTTATTCGCAATCTCGAACAAACGTCGCTCATCGCAACCGGGTTGACCGACTCGGATGGTAGAGTGTCGTTCAATCTCGATGATGGCAGCTACCTGGCGATCGCCTCGGCAGCAGGATACGTTTTTGCCGCGCATGACACGGTCGTAGTGAATGGTCCGACGGTTGATACGGTTTTCGGGGATCAGTTTGATCCGGGTGCTCCTCCGTCGCCGGGGCTGTGCCGTGTTTATGGATACGTGTATACTTCCGGCGGGGAGGCGGAAGATGACGCGACGGTTACGGCGAGCCTGGCGTCGGGGACGGTTCTTTATAACGGTGTGATAGTATCGCCTTCGGCGCTGACTACGACGACGGACGAACAGGGATATTTCTATCTCGACCTGATTCCGTCAGCACTTTTGGAGCCATCCGGCACGAAGTATGAATTTACGATTGCCCGGTCCGACGGGGTGATCCTCCGGCAGAGGTTGGAGGTGCCAGACGAGACGCAGTGGCGGTTGAGCTGGTGA